One Cyanobacteria bacterium FACHB-DQ100 DNA segment encodes these proteins:
- a CDS encoding threo-3-hydroxy-L-aspartate ammonia-lyase — protein sequence MSVTYSDILAATDRLAGVAHRTPVITSNTVNQRTRAQVFFKCENFQRSGSFKFRGAYNAIAQLSDEQRRRGVIAFSSGNHGQALALAGQILNVPVTIVMPNDAPEVKKAATQSYDAETIFYNRTLQKREEVAQSIADDRGLTLIPPFDFAPVIAGQGTTAKELIEEVGNLDVMLVCCGGGGLISGCAIAADTLSPNCQTIGVEPKRADDATRSFYSRTLQTVEHPNTIADGARTASLGELTFPLILEYVDEMVTVSEAAILRTMLFVWERLKIVVEPTGVLAAAALLEGIVSFPDAKIGVIISGGNVDLKEAGKLFTKATAKEKSSQRRPLAPEMS from the coding sequence ATGTCTGTCACTTACTCGGATATCTTAGCGGCTACCGATCGTCTCGCAGGTGTTGCCCACCGAACACCCGTGATCACTTCAAACACAGTGAATCAGCGCACTCGCGCTCAGGTGTTTTTCAAGTGCGAGAACTTTCAGCGATCGGGGTCGTTTAAGTTCCGAGGTGCTTACAATGCAATCGCTCAACTGAGCGATGAACAACGCAGGCGCGGCGTGATTGCGTTTTCATCGGGCAATCATGGGCAAGCGTTAGCCTTGGCAGGTCAAATTCTGAATGTTCCTGTGACGATCGTCATGCCAAACGACGCGCCAGAGGTAAAGAAAGCCGCAACTCAAAGCTATGACGCTGAGACAATCTTCTACAATCGCACTCTACAAAAGCGAGAAGAAGTCGCACAATCGATCGCAGACGATCGTGGCTTAACCTTAATTCCACCCTTTGATTTTGCGCCAGTGATCGCAGGGCAGGGAACCACTGCAAAAGAATTGATCGAAGAAGTCGGCAACTTAGATGTCATGCTAGTCTGCTGTGGCGGAGGTGGATTGATTTCAGGCTGTGCGATCGCTGCCGATACTCTTTCTCCGAACTGTCAGACCATTGGAGTTGAACCCAAACGTGCAGATGATGCCACGCGATCGTTCTACAGCCGCACCCTGCAAACCGTTGAGCATCCGAATACGATCGCAGATGGTGCCAGAACAGCTTCGCTCGGAGAACTCACCTTTCCGTTAATTCTGGAGTACGTTGATGAGATGGTTACAGTGTCCGAAGCCGCAATCTTACGCACGATGCTTTTCGTTTGGGAGCGGCTCAAGATTGTGGTTGAACCCACAGGCGTTCTAGCAGCAGCAGCATTGCTCGAAGGAATTGTTTCTTTTCCAGATGCCAAAATTGGTGTGATTATTAGCGGCGGTAATGTCGATCTGAAAGAAGCTGGAAAGCTCTTTACTAAAGCAACCGCAAAAGAGAAATCCTCACAGCGTCGTCCGCTCGCACCAGAAATGAGCTAG
- a CDS encoding phosphoglycerate dehydrogenase, translating to MPKVLVSDPIDQVGIDILSQVAQVDIKTDLTKEQLVEMIPEYDALMIRSGTRVTAEVIEAGRKLKIIGRAGVGVDNVDVPAATRKGVIVVNSPEGNTIAAAEHTLAMMLSLSRYIPEANEKLKQGKWDRKSYTGNEVYNKTLGVVGLGKIGAHVATVARAMGMKLLAYDPFISTERAEQLGCSLVELDVLFQSADYITLHIPKTPETTNLINADSIAKMKPNVRIINCARGGIIDEAAIAEALKAGKIAGAALDVFAAEPLGESPLKALGKEAVLTPHLGASTEEAQVNVAIDVAEQIRDVLLGEPARSAVNIPGLRPEIMEQLKPYLQLAETLGKMVGQLAGGRIESLNIGLRGDLATNQSQPIVIAALKGLLSPALQERVNYVNASIEAKERGIRVIETRDASVKDYAGSLHLSAKGTLGEHSVTGALLGDDEIRITSINDFPINVPPNRYMLFTLHRDTPGIIGRIGSLLGESNVNIASMQVGRKIVRGDAVMVLSIDDPLPENILNQIKEVSGIRDAYTVTL from the coding sequence ATGCCCAAGGTTCTTGTTTCTGATCCGATCGACCAAGTTGGAATCGATATTCTGTCGCAAGTTGCTCAAGTTGATATCAAAACTGATCTGACTAAAGAGCAGCTTGTTGAGATGATTCCAGAATATGATGCGCTGATGATTCGTTCTGGGACTCGCGTGACTGCTGAAGTAATCGAAGCCGGACGGAAGCTCAAAATTATCGGACGCGCGGGAGTCGGGGTCGATAACGTCGATGTGCCGGCAGCAACCCGAAAAGGCGTAATCGTTGTGAACTCGCCCGAAGGGAATACGATCGCGGCGGCAGAACACACGCTTGCAATGATGCTGTCCCTGTCTCGCTACATTCCCGAAGCGAATGAAAAACTCAAACAAGGCAAATGGGATCGTAAAAGCTACACCGGGAACGAAGTTTACAACAAAACTTTGGGTGTCGTTGGTCTAGGTAAAATCGGTGCTCACGTGGCAACTGTGGCACGCGCAATGGGGATGAAGCTACTTGCGTATGATCCGTTTATCTCGACCGAACGTGCAGAACAATTAGGTTGTAGCTTGGTGGAACTTGATGTCTTGTTTCAATCGGCGGACTACATTACGCTGCACATCCCCAAAACTCCAGAAACGACGAATCTGATTAACGCAGATTCGATCGCCAAAATGAAGCCGAATGTTCGGATCATTAACTGTGCGCGGGGCGGCATTATCGATGAAGCCGCGATCGCTGAAGCCCTGAAAGCTGGAAAGATTGCCGGAGCCGCGCTCGATGTGTTTGCAGCGGAACCGCTCGGAGAATCGCCGCTCAAAGCGTTGGGTAAAGAAGCCGTGTTAACACCGCACTTAGGTGCATCAACCGAGGAAGCTCAGGTGAACGTGGCGATCGATGTGGCAGAGCAAATTCGGGATGTCTTGCTGGGTGAGCCTGCGCGATCGGCGGTGAATATTCCGGGCTTGCGTCCTGAAATTATGGAGCAGTTGAAGCCATACTTGCAGCTTGCGGAAACGCTCGGCAAGATGGTTGGACAGTTGGCAGGAGGTCGGATTGAATCGCTGAACATCGGACTGCGTGGAGATCTAGCAACCAATCAAAGTCAGCCGATCGTCATTGCAGCGCTGAAAGGATTGTTATCGCCTGCTCTGCAAGAGCGCGTCAACTACGTGAACGCCAGCATCGAAGCAAAAGAGCGGGGAATTCGCGTGATTGAAACTCGTGATGCTTCGGTCAAAGATTATGCGGGTTCGCTGCATCTATCTGCCAAAGGAACACTCGGAGAACATTCAGTGACGGGTGCGTTGCTGGGTGACGATGAGATTCGGATTACCAGTATCAATGATTTTCCGATCAACGTTCCGCCAAATCGCTATATGTTGTTCACCTTACACCGCGATACACCGGGCATCATTGGGCGGATTGGCTCATTGCTGGGTGAATCTAACGTCAACATTGCCAGTATGCAGGTGGGACGCAAGATTGTGCGGGGTGATGCCGTGATGGTTCTGAGCATTGATGATCCGCTACCAGAGAACATTCTGAATCAAATCAAGGAAGTATCTGGAATTCGCGATGCTTACACGGTCACGCTGTAA
- a CDS encoding prohibitin family protein, which yields MQAFALNRKTMIPMLVVSGLLGFGGLVALLRCVTVIKTGEIGIVDLYGQVSAQPLTPGIHLKNPLARLTKFSTRIREVKETLETPTKEGLMVNVDVSVLYRIDSEKAKQLYQTVGTNYEEVILTPQIRSLIRGATATYELKTLYTSDREKLAQQLRDNLNKSLRDRGIIIEEAPLRNVKLPEALERSVQEKLKAEQESQRMKFVLDRERQEADRKRIEAQGNADAQRILSQGLSDQALRFKQIEAMQQLATSQNSKVIVLSGDQKAPVMLQP from the coding sequence ATGCAAGCATTTGCGCTGAATCGCAAAACAATGATTCCGATGCTAGTTGTGTCTGGTTTGCTTGGATTTGGTGGACTGGTTGCCCTTCTACGCTGTGTGACGGTGATTAAAACTGGAGAAATTGGCATTGTTGATCTTTACGGTCAAGTGTCAGCTCAACCCCTCACTCCAGGCATTCACCTCAAAAATCCACTGGCTCGGTTAACCAAGTTTTCAACACGAATTCGCGAAGTCAAAGAAACCCTGGAAACTCCAACCAAAGAAGGCTTGATGGTGAATGTCGATGTCAGCGTGCTTTATCGTATTGACTCTGAAAAGGCAAAACAGCTTTATCAAACCGTGGGCACGAATTACGAAGAGGTCATTCTTACCCCTCAGATCCGATCGCTGATTCGAGGTGCAACTGCAACTTATGAACTGAAAACCCTTTACACCAGCGATCGAGAAAAACTTGCACAGCAGCTTCGCGACAATCTGAACAAGAGCTTGCGCGATCGCGGCATCATTATCGAAGAAGCGCCCCTCCGGAATGTCAAGCTTCCTGAAGCGCTAGAACGATCGGTACAGGAAAAACTCAAAGCTGAGCAAGAAAGCCAGCGCATGAAGTTTGTTCTCGACAGAGAGCGGCAAGAAGCCGATCGCAAACGCATCGAAGCTCAAGGAAACGCAGATGCACAGAGAATTCTGTCGCAAGGATTGAGCGATCAAGCCCTGCGATTTAAGCAAATTGAAGCTATGCAGCAACTGGCGACATCTCAGAATTCAAAAGTGATTGTGTTGAGTGGGGATCAGAAAGCGCCTGTAATGTTGCAGCCTTGA
- a CDS encoding DUF4090 family protein: MSTENQSTKDQNTTGADAIDVAIAKGIDFDGSPIPSEKLDLYNKVMALEAGRQRSGVSNTMRSRIVRIGAKHIPQAELNQMLEAAGFAPLKEKEIAFFYNK, encoded by the coding sequence ATGAGTACCGAAAATCAAAGTACAAAAGATCAAAATACAACAGGTGCAGACGCGATCGATGTTGCGATCGCCAAAGGAATTGATTTTGATGGCTCTCCGATTCCGTCTGAGAAGTTGGACTTATACAACAAAGTCATGGCGCTAGAAGCGGGACGGCAACGCAGTGGAGTGTCAAACACGATGCGATCGCGGATTGTTCGCATCGGAGCAAAGCACATTCCTCAAGCTGAACTGAATCAAATGCTGGAAGCCGCAGGATTCGCACCGCTGAAAGAGAAAGAAATCGCCTTTTTCTACAACAAGTAA
- a CDS encoding Uma2 family endonuclease, with amino-acid sequence MVQLDATPAQSRQETPPLVDETQAPDLPEDITFPPTNLYSDEPPLETDFHRRQIDLLIRLLEFWWRDRSDFYISGNLTVYYNEQQLKKRDFRGPDVFVVLGAEKRDRRSWAIWEEGGKYPNVVIELLSSATATVDRGKKKDLYQDVWRVPEYYWFHPETMEFAGFRLIGGTYGAIAPNESGRLPSEQLGLELGIHDHQLRWFTAEGELIPLPEEAERQRAEQERQARERLENYLRTQGIDPNQLPE; translated from the coding sequence ATGGTTCAACTCGATGCGACTCCTGCCCAATCTCGTCAAGAGACTCCCCCGCTTGTGGACGAAACTCAAGCACCAGATTTACCGGAGGATATTACTTTTCCTCCGACTAACCTCTACAGTGATGAGCCGCCCTTGGAAACTGATTTTCACCGCCGTCAAATTGATCTGCTGATTCGGTTACTCGAATTCTGGTGGCGCGATCGCTCAGATTTTTACATTTCAGGCAATCTGACCGTTTACTACAACGAACAGCAATTAAAGAAGCGAGACTTTCGCGGCCCTGATGTGTTTGTTGTGTTAGGAGCCGAAAAGCGCGATCGTCGCAGTTGGGCGATTTGGGAGGAAGGCGGCAAATATCCAAACGTGGTAATCGAGTTACTGTCGAGCGCGACTGCTACGGTCGATCGCGGCAAGAAAAAAGACCTTTATCAAGATGTTTGGCGCGTTCCAGAGTATTACTGGTTTCACCCAGAAACAATGGAGTTTGCCGGATTTCGCTTAATCGGCGGAACTTACGGCGCGATCGCACCCAACGAGAGCGGGAGATTACCGAGTGAGCAACTAGGGCTAGAACTGGGCATTCACGATCACCAATTGCGCTGGTTCACTGCAGAAGGCGAGTTGATTCCCTTACCCGAAGAAGCCGAGCGCCAACGAGCAGAACAAGAACGCCAAGCACGGGAGCGATTGGAAAACTATTTGCGAACCCAAGGCATCGATCCGAATCAGCTACCAGAGTAG